From the genome of Vibrio navarrensis, one region includes:
- a CDS encoding DUF3612 domain-containing protein, translating into MSVSKSLIRQSHFLGTKIRNLRKNNHLTMEDLSARCIRINPEYAPSVSYLSMIERGKRVPSIDMLEVIAEVFQKDPAWFLDDEPELEAITPNKGNRGGLSGMALEPSFLFSNDILQIAIPEMLSQTGITGRQFAHLLIRAHQEANQNHFPDLERAAEEIGKKRLNMSVEDLIDIAKSLGMDIRWINRTPKDVVDELGVNAKQLVTSFMEPPSTIYLNSMMKEYPTRLKYDLAVYIGHRILHSADSVKSVLSIGHQNHWDQADDLSPTSDLNSQDILLAWRDFESSFFAGALLCPKVPFRQLLDRSGYEIDVHKKAGVSPSVAMRRMTVVSPYPHWHYFDAYGPGKLKAVYRGNGIPLPWGNMRTVNDPCQHWAVFRKLSESQPGSSAQLSILNVGNEPRLYCCESVNVVDPAGNNRVLCAGIDLNPAINAQGGDAIEIAEELKRLCVSHGGSSEVPYHIKKDLTTIAKILNIKWIERGINAPARLICSRGAVCPRQPSCYAKCGEE; encoded by the coding sequence ATGTCTGTGTCAAAAAGCTTGATTCGCCAATCGCATTTTCTTGGAACCAAAATTAGGAACCTAAGAAAAAACAACCATTTAACTATGGAAGATCTCTCTGCACGCTGTATTCGTATCAACCCTGAATACGCGCCATCGGTCTCCTACCTCTCGATGATCGAGCGCGGAAAACGGGTTCCGAGCATCGATATGCTGGAAGTCATTGCCGAAGTGTTTCAAAAAGATCCCGCTTGGTTTTTAGATGACGAGCCCGAATTAGAAGCGATCACGCCCAACAAAGGCAATCGTGGCGGGTTAAGTGGCATGGCGCTTGAGCCCAGCTTTTTGTTCTCCAATGACATTTTACAAATCGCGATTCCGGAGATGCTCTCGCAAACGGGCATCACTGGGCGGCAGTTTGCTCATCTGCTGATCCGCGCTCATCAGGAAGCGAACCAAAACCACTTCCCCGATCTGGAACGTGCCGCGGAAGAGATCGGAAAAAAACGCCTCAATATGTCGGTGGAAGATCTGATTGATATTGCCAAAAGTTTGGGCATGGATATCCGCTGGATAAACCGCACGCCAAAAGATGTGGTTGACGAGCTGGGCGTTAACGCCAAACAGTTGGTGACGTCCTTTATGGAGCCGCCGAGCACCATTTATCTCAACAGCATGATGAAAGAGTATCCGACTCGGCTAAAATACGATTTAGCGGTGTACATTGGCCATCGCATTTTACACAGTGCCGACAGCGTGAAAAGCGTTCTCTCAATTGGTCATCAAAACCACTGGGACCAAGCCGACGATCTCTCCCCGACATCCGACCTCAACTCCCAAGATATTCTGCTGGCGTGGCGTGATTTTGAATCCAGCTTTTTTGCCGGGGCACTGCTCTGCCCGAAAGTTCCGTTCCGCCAATTGCTCGATCGGAGCGGCTACGAAATCGACGTACATAAGAAAGCGGGAGTCTCGCCCTCTGTTGCCATGCGCCGCATGACGGTGGTTTCGCCTTACCCTCACTGGCATTATTTCGATGCGTATGGCCCCGGTAAACTCAAAGCGGTGTATCGCGGTAACGGCATCCCGCTGCCTTGGGGAAACATGCGCACGGTAAACGATCCGTGTCAGCATTGGGCGGTGTTTCGTAAGCTGTCTGAATCACAACCGGGGAGCTCTGCTCAGCTTTCCATTCTTAATGTTGGCAATGAGCCTAGGTTGTACTGCTGCGAATCGGTGAATGTGGTTGATCCCGCGGGCAATAATCGCGTGCTTTGTGCTGGTATTGATCTCAACCCGGCTATCAACGCACAAGGTGGTGATGCGATTGAAATCGCAGAAGAGCTAAAACGTTTGTGTGTCAGCCATGGTGGCAGTAGCGAAGTTCCCTACCATATAAAGAAAGACCTAACAACGATTGCCAAAATACTCAATATCAAGTGGATAGAGCGTGGCATCAACGCACCTGCGCGTTTGATCTGCTCTCGCGGAGCCGTGTGTCCGCGTCAGCCAAGCTGCTACGCAAAATGTGGTGAGGAATAA
- a CDS encoding antibiotic biosynthesis monooxygenase family protein has translation MEQVIEMVSFKLIEGTSAQTYIAASEQSQAFVASQPGFLYRSLSHDAASDSWTDVVYWQDMEAAKKAGEQFKSHADCQPLMALIEPNSVDMRHQLIKMSSCNS, from the coding sequence ATGGAACAAGTTATTGAAATGGTCAGCTTCAAACTGATTGAAGGTACGTCAGCACAAACTTACATCGCAGCCAGCGAGCAGAGCCAAGCTTTTGTCGCCAGCCAACCCGGCTTTTTGTACCGCTCGCTGAGCCACGATGCTGCAAGCGACAGTTGGACGGATGTGGTTTACTGGCAAGATATGGAGGCAGCAAAGAAAGCGGGCGAACAGTTTAAGAGCCACGCGGACTGCCAACCGCTGATGGCGTTAATTGAACCAAACTCAGTCGACATGCGCCATCAGTTGATCAAAATGAGCAGTTGCAACAGCTAA
- a CDS encoding LysR family transcriptional regulator, which yields MINQFADLPVFVTVVDCGSFSQAAKQLNLTKSAVSKRISHLEDGLGIRLLNRTTRKLSLTEAGQRYYDYASQALSLAKRGVDAVSELHGSPQGRLKITAPMTFGVLHVAPLISEFLGRYPEVEIDLQLEDKMVDLVEGGFDLGIRIGHLPDSNLIAKRLAPCRTVLCASPSYVAKMGAPQKPADLADHNCLRYSYFRGGNEWLFLHQEQEFKVLPRGNFIVNNSEAIRRALIAGIGVAQMPTFIIGKELRSGALVNLMPEYRLPEHFLYAVYPQRKHMPLKVRMFIDFLSEKLGSDTPYWD from the coding sequence ATGATCAATCAATTTGCCGATCTGCCCGTGTTCGTCACTGTGGTCGACTGCGGCAGTTTTTCGCAAGCAGCGAAACAGCTCAACCTGACCAAATCGGCGGTGAGTAAACGCATCAGTCATCTGGAAGATGGCTTGGGTATTCGCTTACTCAACCGCACCACCCGCAAGCTGAGCCTGACCGAAGCAGGGCAACGCTACTACGACTATGCATCGCAAGCACTGAGCCTTGCCAAACGTGGAGTCGACGCCGTTTCTGAGCTGCATGGTTCTCCGCAAGGTCGCTTGAAAATCACCGCGCCGATGACGTTTGGCGTCTTGCATGTCGCGCCGCTGATCAGCGAATTTCTTGGCCGCTATCCTGAAGTGGAAATCGATCTGCAACTGGAAGACAAAATGGTTGATCTGGTGGAGGGCGGTTTTGATCTCGGCATCCGTATCGGCCACTTGCCCGATTCCAACCTGATTGCCAAACGCCTTGCGCCATGTCGCACCGTTTTATGCGCATCACCGAGTTACGTCGCGAAGATGGGTGCGCCGCAAAAACCGGCTGATCTCGCGGATCACAACTGTCTGCGCTACAGTTATTTTCGCGGCGGCAATGAGTGGCTATTTCTCCACCAAGAGCAAGAATTTAAGGTGCTACCAAGAGGCAATTTCATCGTCAATAACAGCGAGGCCATTCGCCGCGCCCTCATCGCAGGCATTGGCGTGGCGCAGATGCCTACCTTCATTATTGGCAAGGAGCTGCGCTCCGGGGCGTTGGTCAATCTTATGCCAGAGTATCGTTTACCAGAACATTTTCTCTACGCTGTCTACCCGCAGCGTAAACATATGCCCTTGAAAGTAAGAATGTTTATTGACTTTCTCAGCGAGAAACTTGGCAGCGATACGCCGTACTGGGATTAG
- a CDS encoding GGDEF domain-containing protein — MTSDDFKKSTANLKKAVPLMIKNHVAATPANYALWYTYVDNAIPQLNQELDTVLENFGICPPATSEQLYHSYVASKTETSLRELKDSIEILLGEIASSMSDTLSDTSSFTALVDKNFSKLEKVEDEGLSIEEVMGVIRELVSESREIRHSTRFLSSQLNNASTEISRLKEQLAEVQKDALFDGLSSLYNRRAFNNDLRALVNAEQNISLILLDIDHFKSFNDNYGHLFGDTVIRAIAKRLQMSCREGITAYRFGGEEFALIAPNKSLRIARQFAESLRRNVEKLKVKDKRSGKQVENITASFGVAEWKAGETPDDFIDRTDKLLYEAKQLGRNRVMPL; from the coding sequence ATGACAAGCGACGACTTTAAGAAATCCACCGCCAATCTCAAAAAAGCGGTCCCCTTGATGATTAAAAATCATGTAGCAGCAACGCCTGCTAATTACGCGCTTTGGTATACCTACGTCGACAATGCTATTCCTCAGTTAAACCAAGAGCTAGACACGGTGTTGGAAAACTTCGGCATCTGCCCACCTGCCACCAGCGAACAGCTCTACCACAGTTATGTGGCCAGCAAAACCGAGACTAGCCTGAGAGAGCTCAAAGACAGCATCGAGATTTTACTCGGTGAGATCGCCAGCTCCATGTCGGATACTCTCTCCGATACCTCCTCTTTTACCGCCTTGGTGGACAAAAATTTCAGCAAACTGGAGAAAGTCGAAGATGAAGGACTGAGCATTGAAGAAGTGATGGGAGTGATTCGAGAACTGGTCTCTGAATCACGGGAAATTCGCCACTCGACCCGATTTCTTAGCAGCCAGCTCAATAACGCCAGCACTGAGATCTCGCGCCTCAAAGAGCAGCTTGCCGAAGTGCAAAAAGACGCGCTATTTGATGGCTTGTCGAGCCTCTACAACCGCCGCGCATTCAACAACGATCTGCGTGCTTTGGTGAATGCCGAGCAGAACATTAGTTTGATCTTGCTGGATATCGATCATTTCAAATCATTCAATGACAACTACGGCCATCTGTTTGGCGATACGGTGATCCGCGCCATCGCTAAACGCCTGCAAATGAGCTGCCGCGAAGGGATTACCGCGTACCGATTTGGCGGTGAAGAGTTTGCGCTGATCGCTCCTAACAAATCGCTGCGTATCGCTAGACAGTTCGCCGAATCACTGCGGCGCAATGTCGAAAAACTGAAAGTCAAAGATAAGCGTTCCGGAAAGCAGGTGGAAAACATCACCGCGTCGTTCGGTGTGGCTGAATGGAAAGCGGGAGAAACGCCAGACGATTTTATCGATCGCACCGATAAACTGCTCTACGAAGCAAAACAACTTGGCCGAAATCGGGTGATGCCACTTTAG
- a CDS encoding OsmC family protein: MQAEVKWIEDLKFVGKTDKNQEITMASGDSTYFSPMEMVLMAAGGCSSVDVVDGLKSAGQKVTACSAKLTTERRDTAPRIFTAINIHFSVSGEALDPALVEKVTADSLQKYCSVCLMLGAGVEMTHSWEIV; encoded by the coding sequence ATGCAAGCTGAAGTGAAGTGGATTGAAGATCTAAAATTTGTTGGTAAAACAGATAAAAATCAAGAGATTACAATGGCGAGTGGTGACAGCACTTATTTCTCACCAATGGAGATGGTGTTGATGGCCGCTGGTGGTTGCAGCTCGGTGGATGTGGTCGATGGCCTGAAATCGGCAGGGCAGAAAGTGACCGCGTGCAGCGCGAAGCTTACGACCGAGCGCCGTGACACCGCGCCGCGCATTTTTACCGCGATCAATATTCATTTTAGCGTTTCGGGTGAAGCGCTAGATCCTGCATTGGTGGAAAAAGTTACCGCCGACTCGCTGCAAAAATACTGCTCTGTTTGCCTGATGCTGGGTGCTGGTGTTGAGATGACGCACAGTTGGGAAATCGTCTGA
- a CDS encoding sugar O-acetyltransferase, protein MTEFEKMMSGLSFDGADREIDAIRSRATELLLRLNVTTQGDQRAILQQQLFGHVGESFIQSPFMCEFGQTIHIGEQTFINMNVVMLDGAKITIGDHVLIGPSCQFYTASHSLDYRSRRRWETFCKPIVVEDDVWIGGNCVINQGVTIGARSVIAANSVVNHDVPPDCLYGGTPAKLIRVLS, encoded by the coding sequence ATGACAGAATTTGAAAAAATGATGAGCGGTTTGAGCTTTGATGGAGCGGATCGTGAGATTGATGCCATACGTAGCCGGGCGACGGAGCTTTTACTGCGTCTGAATGTGACGACGCAAGGCGATCAGCGTGCCATTTTGCAGCAGCAGTTATTTGGCCATGTAGGGGAGAGTTTTATTCAATCGCCGTTCATGTGTGAGTTTGGCCAAACTATTCATATTGGCGAGCAGACTTTTATCAATATGAATGTGGTGATGCTTGACGGGGCGAAGATCACCATTGGCGATCACGTATTGATCGGGCCGAGTTGTCAGTTCTATACCGCATCTCACTCGCTCGATTACCGCAGTCGCCGCCGCTGGGAAACATTCTGCAAGCCAATTGTGGTCGAGGATGATGTATGGATCGGCGGGAACTGTGTTATTAACCAAGGTGTTACCATCGGTGCCCGCTCGGTCATTGCTGCGAATTCGGTGGTGAATCACGACGTACCGCCTGATTGTTTGTATGGCGGAACGCCAGCTAAACTTATCCGCGTGCTCAGCTAG
- a CDS encoding helix-turn-helix transcriptional regulator, whose protein sequence is MSKSERLFELLTLLRSKRYAVTAKQLAETMAVSERTIYRDIQSLLSSGVPICGEAGVGYLLQNGSHLPPLMFSEKEMVALELGMRMVRAWSDAELAQASHSASAKILSVLPDKLKRQVEEFPILVPDYHIQSDTAKRALLLRHATDSQFIVDVGYQDEKGSVTKRRLHPLGQIFWGKHWTLVAWCELRNDYRHFRLDRIESLSVSDETFTTSESKSLSYYLAHCVPPH, encoded by the coding sequence ATGAGCAAATCGGAACGTCTGTTTGAACTGTTGACCTTGTTGCGCTCGAAGCGTTATGCGGTGACCGCCAAGCAACTTGCGGAAACCATGGCCGTCAGTGAACGTACCATCTACCGCGACATTCAATCACTGCTCAGCTCCGGGGTTCCTATTTGCGGCGAGGCGGGGGTAGGCTATCTGCTACAAAACGGCTCACACCTGCCACCATTGATGTTTAGCGAAAAAGAGATGGTGGCACTTGAACTTGGCATGCGCATGGTCAGGGCGTGGTCCGATGCCGAACTCGCTCAAGCCTCACACTCGGCATCGGCCAAAATTCTTTCTGTGCTGCCCGATAAACTGAAACGGCAGGTGGAAGAATTCCCTATCCTAGTGCCCGATTATCACATCCAATCCGACACCGCCAAGCGTGCTCTATTACTTCGCCACGCTACCGATAGCCAGTTTATTGTTGATGTCGGCTATCAAGATGAAAAAGGGTCAGTGACCAAACGCCGCCTGCATCCGCTCGGGCAAATCTTTTGGGGGAAACATTGGACACTGGTGGCATGGTGCGAACTGCGCAACGATTATCGCCACTTTCGCCTCGATCGAATCGAATCGTTATCCGTTAGCGATGAAACCTTTACCACCAGCGAGAGCAAATCTTTGTCTTACTATCTGGCGCACTGCGTGCCACCACACTAG
- a CDS encoding malate synthase, with translation MNMLRFDKNDIQQQHRPFIAEAVFAVEAVSSSEQNEKQLKAKQLLDRLFPLENGSHQDVTSYVIDYRHLMAYFADGTHSGLRSPKHFVAFTGGKEDPCSILLRDETGSHVEVMLGYHKGTGCVELIEIDDIQLETRTTFSPSLTGDAPTAMRHWISLVKGDVNGKPMASSEDKEYTAKNGEDYILSYCYSI, from the coding sequence ATGAATATGCTTAGATTCGATAAAAATGATATCCAACAACAACACCGCCCATTTATCGCAGAAGCCGTCTTTGCCGTCGAAGCGGTGAGCTCAAGCGAACAAAATGAGAAGCAACTGAAAGCGAAACAACTGCTTGATCGCCTTTTCCCGCTGGAAAATGGTTCACACCAAGACGTCACCAGTTACGTGATCGATTATCGCCACCTGATGGCTTATTTTGCGGACGGTACGCACAGTGGCTTGCGCTCTCCCAAACACTTTGTCGCTTTTACCGGTGGAAAAGAAGATCCTTGCTCTATTCTGCTGCGTGATGAAACAGGCAGCCATGTGGAAGTGATGCTGGGTTATCACAAAGGAACTGGCTGTGTTGAGCTGATTGAAATTGATGACATCCAACTGGAAACGCGCACCACATTCAGTCCGTCGTTAACGGGCGATGCGCCCACCGCGATGCGTCACTGGATTAGCCTTGTGAAAGGGGATGTGAATGGCAAGCCAATGGCAAGCAGTGAAGATAAAGAGTACACCGCGAAAAATGGTGAAGACTACATTCTGAGCTACTGCTACAGCATCTAA
- a CDS encoding methyl-accepting chemotaxis protein, with translation MHSILRQFQLYNIVTVVAGIPLLLGIVLAANTILSLDRQAQTSRLDQEVIKLVILFDNLAHNLAVERGLTAGVLGSKGNPDQVAALKGQRVKSDQAIASLLAYQAEQLSSSLIAPLTADIESSLNQLNTVRAGVDELAPSIAPFAYYSHINQLAIDNSRLMMSEVGNEQLSALGGALVSIIIMKERAGQVRGALNGVFARGSATAAIFASIDNYIRSGDYAKRSALLELPPAFEQQLLNQERDPIWQQVESIQKSFLAQKEQLNNINGPNSGEWFKMATQRITLINQIRNALQTEMHALSEQRSIQTTSTRNLLGFVSLAFSLLLLWVVIASVTNLRQRVGHLTNTLSNMAKRFDLSLDLDQSGKDEIASIASSINQLTHAIRGLLDNVQQANDHSTDRLNTIVDSARSLGASSQTTMAKCDNIATAMTELSQSSVEIAHSAERATEDANTMNQQVLECQNQSKLSFHSVKALMEQIEATQTCMRELDKDTQSIGQIVDTISAVSDQTNLLALNAAIEAARAGEHGRGFAVVSSEVRDLAQRSQQATENITKLLDRIRDNTKRSVENMDKSQTAGNDTYHSVDVVRSSVENLENAIEQINQHISSIASATIEQSKASEMVDKDVDVLAEIAHQTGNQANGLNEIVKGYQSEVQEMQTQLSAFKL, from the coding sequence ATGCATTCGATTCTACGTCAGTTCCAACTCTACAATATTGTTACCGTGGTTGCGGGCATTCCTTTACTTCTTGGTATTGTGCTTGCTGCCAATACTATTCTCAGTTTGGATCGCCAAGCGCAAACCTCACGCCTTGACCAAGAAGTAATAAAGTTAGTGATCCTGTTTGATAATTTAGCTCACAATCTGGCAGTTGAACGCGGACTTACCGCTGGTGTGCTCGGTAGCAAAGGCAACCCCGATCAGGTCGCCGCACTCAAAGGACAGCGTGTAAAATCGGATCAAGCAATCGCATCACTGCTTGCTTATCAAGCGGAACAACTCAGCTCCAGTTTGATAGCGCCCTTGACCGCCGATATCGAGTCTTCATTAAATCAACTTAACACCGTGCGAGCTGGCGTCGATGAGCTAGCCCCTAGCATCGCGCCTTTTGCTTACTATTCGCACATTAATCAGCTCGCGATAGATAACAGTCGCCTAATGATGTCGGAAGTGGGCAATGAACAGTTATCAGCTCTTGGGGGAGCTTTGGTGTCCATAATCATCATGAAAGAGCGAGCAGGCCAAGTTCGCGGAGCGCTGAATGGGGTCTTTGCTCGCGGCAGTGCGACTGCGGCCATCTTCGCCAGTATTGATAACTATATTCGTTCAGGTGACTATGCCAAACGTAGCGCCCTACTGGAATTGCCACCCGCATTTGAACAACAGCTTCTCAATCAAGAACGCGATCCCATTTGGCAACAAGTTGAAAGCATTCAAAAAAGCTTTCTCGCACAAAAAGAACAGCTCAACAACATTAACGGCCCTAACTCAGGGGAATGGTTTAAGATGGCGACCCAACGCATCACGCTCATCAACCAGATTCGCAATGCGTTACAAACCGAAATGCATGCCCTCTCAGAGCAGCGTTCGATCCAAACCACCAGCACACGCAATCTACTCGGTTTTGTCTCACTGGCATTCTCTTTACTGCTGCTTTGGGTGGTGATAGCAAGCGTCACAAACCTACGCCAACGCGTCGGTCATTTGACCAACACGCTGAGCAACATGGCAAAACGCTTCGATTTGTCGCTCGATCTTGATCAATCCGGAAAAGATGAAATCGCGTCGATCGCTTCCAGTATCAACCAGTTGACCCATGCGATACGCGGCCTACTCGACAATGTGCAGCAAGCCAACGATCACAGTACCGACAGACTGAATACCATTGTGGATTCAGCGCGAAGCCTTGGAGCCAGTAGTCAGACAACGATGGCGAAATGTGACAATATCGCGACGGCAATGACCGAGCTTTCCCAATCCAGCGTTGAAATTGCCCATTCAGCTGAAAGAGCAACCGAAGATGCCAACACCATGAACCAACAAGTGCTGGAGTGCCAGAATCAGAGTAAACTCTCATTCCATTCGGTAAAAGCCTTAATGGAACAAATTGAAGCCACGCAAACTTGCATGCGTGAACTGGACAAAGATACGCAAAGCATCGGCCAGATTGTCGACACCATCAGTGCAGTTTCTGATCAAACCAACCTTTTAGCTCTCAATGCTGCAATCGAAGCCGCGCGCGCTGGCGAACATGGTCGTGGCTTTGCCGTGGTCTCTTCAGAGGTGCGTGATTTGGCACAACGTAGCCAACAAGCGACAGAAAACATCACCAAACTGTTAGACAGAATCCGCGACAACACCAAACGTTCGGTCGAAAACATGGACAAAAGCCAAACGGCTGGCAACGACACCTACCACTCAGTCGATGTGGTGCGCTCAAGTGTTGAAAATCTAGAAAACGCGATTGAACAAATTAATCAACACATCAGCAGCATTGCCAGCGCCACGATTGAACAGTCGAAAGCCAGTGAGATGGTTGATAAAGATGTCGATGTACTCGCCGAAATCGCTCATCAAACGGGAAATCAGGCAAATGGCTTGAATGAGATAGTCAAAGGATATCAATCTGAAGTGCAGGAAATGCAAACGCAACTCAGCGCGTTCAAACTTTAG
- a CDS encoding diguanylate cyclase, with protein sequence MKYTFDKQWGIKLLFFLFVVLSVGVVEVLNRNQLQVLEEHLQREAKDQLSAIRSKLEATIVSDIYIVSSLATLVSLHPSSNVQALDEASSKIIRKGRHIKNVVLAKDDVVNYVYPLSGNEQVLGLDYHTVPKQWASILKAKNIAEIFIAGPVNLVQGGRGLIARVPIFSDPPLNTQYWGVCSAVLNFDSLFTDVGLVSFAYKYKVAIKGYDSQGADGDIFWGERETYDLAFVREKVNFPYGGWVLAVAKDEQFLAGVPWYQLNIARLLGYPILLLLGLVFITIYRLYDIARIRSLHDELTGLPNRRYFMYSLDRYFRHAQKLGKDETFAVINFDLDRFKHINDTFGHAAGDKVLLACAERVKSTLRSTDIIARIGGDEFLIILPRIQKQEDIAQLIEKLKSALCANPVVYESELIYLHVSIGYAFFHHDLRNYDEMLKEADDRMYREKKLQREVVNSLLS encoded by the coding sequence ATGAAGTACACGTTCGATAAACAGTGGGGCATAAAACTGCTGTTTTTCCTTTTTGTTGTGCTCTCAGTAGGTGTGGTTGAAGTACTCAATCGCAACCAGTTGCAAGTGCTAGAAGAGCATTTACAGCGAGAAGCAAAAGATCAACTTTCAGCGATTCGATCTAAGCTGGAAGCAACGATTGTTTCTGACATTTACATTGTCAGCAGTTTAGCGACGCTGGTTTCACTCCATCCTAGCAGCAATGTCCAGGCACTCGATGAAGCGTCATCAAAAATCATTCGCAAAGGACGCCACATCAAAAACGTAGTGTTAGCCAAAGATGACGTGGTGAATTACGTTTACCCCTTGTCTGGCAATGAGCAAGTGCTTGGCCTTGATTACCATACGGTTCCCAAGCAGTGGGCCTCTATTTTGAAAGCAAAAAACATCGCTGAGATCTTTATTGCTGGTCCAGTGAATTTGGTTCAAGGTGGCAGAGGCTTGATCGCCAGAGTGCCTATCTTCAGCGATCCGCCGCTCAATACTCAGTACTGGGGGGTGTGTAGCGCAGTTTTAAACTTCGATTCCCTGTTCACCGATGTGGGCTTAGTGAGTTTTGCTTACAAGTACAAAGTGGCGATCAAAGGCTATGATAGCCAAGGCGCAGATGGTGATATTTTCTGGGGAGAGCGAGAGACCTACGACTTAGCGTTTGTTCGCGAAAAAGTGAATTTTCCTTATGGCGGCTGGGTATTAGCTGTGGCAAAAGATGAGCAATTTTTGGCGGGTGTGCCTTGGTATCAACTTAATATTGCGCGTTTGCTGGGTTATCCAATTCTGCTTTTGCTTGGGCTGGTTTTTATCACCATCTATCGTTTGTACGACATCGCTCGCATTCGCTCGTTGCATGACGAGCTGACAGGTTTACCCAATCGGCGTTACTTCATGTACTCACTGGATCGCTATTTCAGACACGCGCAAAAATTAGGTAAAGACGAGACTTTTGCGGTGATCAATTTCGACTTAGATCGCTTTAAACACATTAACGATACGTTTGGTCATGCGGCGGGGGATAAAGTGTTGCTTGCCTGTGCCGAGCGAGTAAAAAGTACGCTGCGTTCCACTGATATCATTGCTAGGATTGGCGGCGACGAATTTTTGATTATTTTGCCGCGAATTCAAAAGCAGGAAGACATTGCACAACTGATTGAAAAGTTAAAATCTGCGCTGTGTGCTAACCCGGTGGTGTATGAAAGTGAATTGATCTATCTGCACGTCAGTATTGGTTATGCTTTTTTTCACCATGACTTACGCAATTATGATGAAATGCTCAAAGAAGCGGACGATCGTATGTATCGAGAGAAGAAGCTGCAGCGTGAAGTGGTTAATTCTCTGCTCAGTTAA
- the msrB gene encoding peptide-methionine (R)-S-oxide reductase MsrB → MKKLTKFIWLVPVMFSLLFIGYSNIGVADTMKNDAHGKLQTATLAGGCFWCTESDMEKLDGVYDVVSGYSGGDVVNPTYRQVSSGKSGHLEVIQFQYDPQVVSYEAVLDYFLRHIDPTDDKGSFVDRGPQYRPAIFYHNAEQKRIAQRFLKEVDEANIYPAPLKTELIKYKIFYPAEEYHQDYYKKSSLKYKYYRYASGRDKYLDEVFGDERNEQPKTLRQLIDEHQQIQSAKPYRKPSDAEIKAKLSELQYYVTQEDGTERAFQNEYWDNKQAGIYVDVVTGEPLFSSTDKYKSGTGWPSFTKPINPAYIVTKTDYKLVYPRTEVRSRYGDSHLGHVFEDGPAPTGLRYCMNSAAMRFIPAAELEASGYGEYAALFEK, encoded by the coding sequence ATGAAAAAGTTGACTAAATTCATTTGGCTGGTGCCGGTGATGTTTTCACTCCTCTTCATCGGCTACAGCAATATCGGCGTGGCCGATACGATGAAAAATGACGCCCACGGCAAACTGCAAACCGCCACACTGGCGGGCGGCTGTTTTTGGTGTACGGAATCAGATATGGAGAAACTTGATGGCGTCTACGATGTTGTCTCGGGGTATTCCGGCGGCGATGTGGTCAATCCAACCTATCGCCAAGTCTCTTCAGGCAAAAGCGGCCATTTAGAGGTGATCCAGTTTCAGTACGATCCGCAAGTGGTAAGCTACGAAGCGGTGCTGGATTACTTTCTTCGCCACATTGACCCCACCGACGACAAAGGCTCCTTTGTTGATCGCGGCCCACAATATCGTCCGGCCATTTTTTATCACAATGCCGAACAAAAGCGCATTGCCCAGCGCTTCTTAAAAGAGGTCGATGAAGCCAACATCTATCCCGCGCCACTGAAAACTGAGCTGATTAAGTACAAAATCTTCTATCCGGCAGAAGAGTACCATCAGGACTACTACAAAAAGAGCAGCTTGAAGTACAAGTATTACCGCTACGCTTCTGGCCGCGACAAGTACTTGGACGAGGTGTTTGGTGATGAGCGCAATGAGCAGCCGAAAACGCTTCGCCAACTGATTGATGAACACCAGCAGATCCAAAGCGCCAAGCCCTACCGTAAACCGTCGGATGCAGAGATCAAAGCCAAACTGAGCGAGCTGCAATACTACGTAACGCAAGAAGACGGCACAGAGCGCGCGTTCCAAAATGAGTACTGGGATAATAAACAAGCGGGTATCTATGTGGATGTGGTCACCGGAGAGCCACTGTTTTCTTCCACCGACAAATACAAATCGGGTACGGGCTGGCCAAGTTTCACTAAGCCGATCAATCCCGCTTATATTGTCACCAAAACCGACTACAAGCTGGTGTACCCACGCACGGAAGTCAGAAGCCGCTACGGTGATTCCCATCTCGGGCATGTGTTTGAAGACGGCCCAGCGCCAACTGGCTTAAGATACTGCATGAACTCGGCGGCGATGCGTTTTATCCCAGCAGCCGAACTCGAAGCAAGCGGCTATGGAGAATACGCGGCACTGTTTGAAAAGTAA